One window from the genome of Aquipuribacter sp. SD81 encodes:
- the cmk gene encoding (d)CMP kinase yields MPAAPRRVLVAVDGPSGSGKSSVSREVARRASLSYLDTGAMYRAACWAALRDGVDVGDPEAAAVVARAVTVDLSTDPDLERVVVDGDDVTDGPDGIRGERVTGAVSAFAAHPAVREELRGRQRQVMDSAPTGCIAEGRDITTVVAPDADVRVLLTADADARVARRTAQLSAVAPTSAGGSAEGPAGGSAGVRAGVVERDEADSRVTSFLTAADGVHTVDSSALSYEETVTAVLDLVRRAQGLDGAPRGGDPGPGA; encoded by the coding sequence GTGCCCGCTGCCCCCCGTCGTGTGCTCGTCGCGGTCGACGGACCGTCGGGGTCGGGCAAGTCCAGCGTGTCCCGCGAGGTCGCCCGCCGCGCCTCGCTGTCGTACCTCGACACCGGCGCCATGTACCGGGCGGCGTGCTGGGCGGCGCTGCGCGACGGGGTCGACGTCGGCGACCCGGAGGCGGCGGCGGTCGTCGCGCGGGCCGTGACGGTCGACCTCAGCACGGACCCCGACCTCGAGCGCGTCGTCGTCGACGGCGACGACGTCACCGACGGCCCGGACGGCATCCGGGGTGAGCGCGTGACCGGGGCGGTGTCGGCCTTCGCCGCGCACCCCGCGGTGCGCGAGGAGCTGCGCGGCCGCCAGCGGCAGGTGATGGACAGCGCGCCGACCGGCTGCATCGCGGAGGGTCGCGACATCACGACCGTCGTCGCCCCCGACGCCGACGTCCGCGTGCTGCTCACCGCCGACGCCGACGCGCGCGTGGCCCGGCGGACCGCGCAGCTGTCGGCCGTCGCGCCCACCTCCGCCGGCGGATCGGCCGAGGGACCGGCCGGCGGCTCCGCCGGGGTCCGTGCGGGGGTCGTCGAGCGCGACGAGGCCGACAGCCGTGTGACGTCGTTCCTCACCGCCGCCGACGGCGTCCACACCGTCGACTCGTCCGCGCTCAGCTACGAGGAGACCGTGACGGCCGTCCTCGACCTCGTGCGGCGCGCGCAGGGCCTTGACGGCGCCCCGCGCGGCGGCGACCCGGGACCGGGGGCGTGA
- a CDS encoding prephenate dehydrogenase — MHVVGAGLVGASIGLALTSAGGEVVLHDASPTVATLAADLGAGRLPGPDEPEPVLVVVAAPPDVTSDLVAAALRRHPGAAVTDVASTKAQVVTGVAEAAGPDADRYVGGHPMAGRERHGPMAARGDLFVGRPWVLTPLPTTSPASTALVRELATRLGAAVVELDPTAHDEAVALVSHLPQVAASLVAARLVGAPGPAVGLAGQGLRDVTRIAASDPVLWAQILAGNAGPLAHHLRLLRDDLDAALAALETGSLGGLARLVADGNAGHAVVPGKHGSVPAAYVTVPVLIPDRPGSLAALIGAIGEIGVNVEDLRIEHSPGRQVGVVEVTVVPAARDGLVEALRGRGWSVPD; from the coding sequence GTGCACGTCGTCGGCGCGGGGCTGGTGGGCGCGAGCATCGGCCTCGCGCTCACCTCGGCCGGCGGCGAGGTCGTGCTGCACGACGCGTCGCCCACCGTGGCCACGCTGGCCGCCGACCTGGGCGCGGGTCGCCTGCCCGGCCCCGACGAGCCCGAGCCGGTCCTCGTCGTCGTGGCCGCGCCGCCCGACGTCACCTCCGACCTCGTCGCCGCCGCCCTGCGACGGCACCCCGGGGCCGCGGTGACCGACGTCGCGAGCACCAAGGCGCAGGTCGTCACGGGTGTCGCCGAGGCCGCGGGGCCGGACGCGGACCGCTATGTCGGCGGGCACCCCATGGCAGGACGCGAGCGGCACGGACCGATGGCCGCACGCGGCGACCTGTTCGTCGGACGGCCGTGGGTGCTCACGCCGCTGCCCACCACGTCCCCCGCGTCGACCGCGCTCGTGCGCGAGCTCGCCACCCGGCTCGGCGCCGCGGTCGTCGAGCTCGACCCGACCGCGCACGACGAGGCGGTCGCGCTCGTGTCCCACCTGCCGCAGGTCGCGGCGAGCCTCGTCGCGGCCCGGCTCGTGGGCGCGCCGGGCCCGGCCGTCGGCCTGGCGGGACAGGGCCTGCGCGACGTCACCCGCATCGCGGCGAGCGACCCCGTGCTGTGGGCGCAGATCCTCGCCGGGAACGCCGGCCCGCTCGCGCACCACCTGCGGCTGCTGCGCGACGACCTCGACGCCGCGCTCGCCGCGCTGGAGACCGGCTCGCTCGGCGGCCTCGCCCGCCTGGTCGCGGACGGCAACGCCGGGCACGCCGTGGTGCCGGGCAAGCACGGCTCCGTGCCCGCCGCCTACGTGACCGTCCCGGTCCTCATCCCCGACCGGCCCGGGTCGCTGGCCGCGCTCATCGGCGCCATCGGCGAGATCGGCGTCAACGTCGAGGACCTGCGCATCGAGCACAGCCCGGGCCGGCAGGTGGGCGTCGTGGAGGTGACGGTCGTGCCCGCGGCACGCGACGGCCTCGTCGAGGCCCTCCGCGGCCGCGGATGGTCGGTGCCGGACTGA
- the aroH gene encoding chorismate mutase, producing the protein MAVRAVRGAVQLDVDEREHLLASTRELVAAVMTANGLTPDDLISVLFTCTPDLVSEFPAVAARETGLGSVPLLCAVEVDVPGAMPRVVRLLAHVDTDRPREQVQHVYLRGAVALRRDIAQ; encoded by the coding sequence GTGGCGGTGCGTGCGGTGCGGGGGGCGGTGCAGCTCGACGTCGACGAGCGTGAGCACCTGCTCGCCTCCACCCGCGAGCTCGTCGCGGCCGTCATGACGGCGAACGGGCTCACCCCGGACGACCTCATCAGCGTCCTGTTCACGTGCACCCCGGACCTGGTGAGCGAGTTCCCGGCCGTCGCCGCGCGCGAGACGGGCCTGGGGTCGGTGCCGCTGCTGTGCGCGGTGGAGGTCGACGTGCCCGGGGCCATGCCGCGGGTGGTGCGGCTGCTCGCGCACGTGGACACCGATCGGCCCCGCGAGCAGGTCCAGCACGTGTACCTGCGCGGTGCGGTCGCGCTGCGGCGCGACATCGCGCAGTGA
- a CDS encoding pseudouridine synthase, whose product MSPTSRRGGRGKPRTSRPGAADRARLRRDGAPPPGSGAEVHDPTGERLQKVLAQAGVASRRRAEQLIALGRVTVDGAVVTELGTRVGPGAVVHVDGMRIQTDDTKVYLAVNKPVGMVSTMADEQGRPCLGDLVADREDRLFHVGRLDVESEGLLLLTNDGDLAHRLQHPSHGVPKWYLAEVPGPLQRDVGRRLKEGIELEDGPVAVDSFAVVDSAPGKALLEVVIHEGRKHVVRRMLEAVGHPVERLVRTRIGPVRLGELRPGRTRTLSEAEVAGLFRDVGL is encoded by the coding sequence GTGAGCCCCACGAGCCGCCGCGGCGGCCGCGGCAAGCCGCGCACGAGCCGCCCCGGCGCCGCCGACCGAGCGCGCCTGCGCCGCGACGGCGCCCCGCCGCCCGGCTCGGGCGCGGAGGTCCACGACCCCACCGGAGAGCGGCTGCAGAAGGTCCTCGCGCAGGCCGGCGTGGCCTCGCGCCGTCGCGCGGAGCAGCTCATCGCCCTCGGGCGGGTCACCGTGGACGGCGCCGTCGTCACCGAGCTCGGCACCCGCGTGGGGCCCGGTGCCGTGGTGCACGTCGACGGCATGCGGATCCAGACCGACGACACGAAGGTCTACCTCGCCGTCAACAAGCCGGTCGGCATGGTGTCGACCATGGCCGACGAGCAGGGTCGGCCCTGCCTCGGCGACCTCGTCGCCGACCGCGAGGACCGGCTGTTCCACGTCGGCCGTCTCGACGTGGAGTCCGAGGGCCTGCTGCTGCTCACGAACGACGGCGACCTCGCGCACCGCCTGCAGCACCCGAGCCACGGCGTGCCCAAGTGGTACCTCGCCGAGGTGCCGGGGCCGCTGCAGCGCGACGTCGGGCGCCGGCTCAAGGAGGGCATCGAGCTGGAGGACGGCCCGGTCGCCGTCGACTCCTTCGCCGTGGTCGACTCCGCGCCCGGCAAGGCGCTGCTCGAGGTCGTCATCCACGAGGGCCGCAAGCACGTGGTGCGCCGCATGCTCGAGGCCGTCGGGCACCCCGTCGAGCGGCTCGTGCGCACGCGCATCGGCCCCGTTCGCCTCGGCGAGCTCCGGCCGGGGCGGACCCGCACCCTCAGCGAGGCGGAGGTGGCGGGCCTGTTCCGCGACGTGGGCCTGTGA
- the scpB gene encoding SMC-Scp complex subunit ScpB, producing the protein MSLQEGLDVDALPGGARAAVEAVVMVADEPVPPLVLAAALALPLERVEQLLTDLAAEYDEDGRGFELRRSGAGWRVYSRQVFAPVVERFVSDGATARLSRAALETLAIIAYRQPVARATVSSIRGVSADATIRTLVQRGLVAEASGEGPGGAILYVTTDELCERLGLTSLDELPPLAPYLPETDVIDEIEGRDRVRPGAAP; encoded by the coding sequence ATGAGCCTGCAGGAGGGCCTCGACGTCGACGCGCTGCCCGGCGGTGCGCGCGCCGCGGTGGAGGCGGTCGTCATGGTGGCCGACGAGCCCGTGCCGCCGCTCGTGCTCGCGGCGGCGCTGGCGCTGCCGCTGGAGCGCGTCGAGCAGCTGCTCACCGACCTGGCGGCGGAGTACGACGAGGACGGTCGCGGCTTCGAGCTGCGCCGCTCGGGCGCGGGCTGGCGCGTGTACTCCCGCCAGGTCTTCGCGCCCGTGGTCGAGCGCTTCGTGAGCGACGGCGCGACGGCCCGGCTGTCGCGCGCCGCGCTGGAGACCCTCGCGATCATCGCCTACCGGCAGCCCGTCGCGCGGGCGACGGTCTCGAGCATCCGCGGCGTGAGCGCCGACGCGACCATCCGCACGCTCGTGCAGCGCGGGCTGGTCGCCGAGGCGTCGGGGGAGGGGCCGGGAGGTGCGATCCTCTACGTGACGACCGACGAGCTGTGCGAGCGGCTGGGCCTCACCTCCCTCGACGAGCTGCCGCCGCTCGCGCCCTACCTGCCGGAGACCGACGTGATCGACGAGATCGAGGGACGCGACCGCGTCCGCCCGGGGGCGGCGCCGTGA
- a CDS encoding segregation and condensation protein A, which translates to MPGNPAGAPEEPVSGFEVHLDVFTGPFDLLLGLIAKHRLDVTEVALARVTDEFVAHIRGLEDWSLDEASGFVLVAATLLDLKAARLLPGAVVEDEQDLALLEARDLLFARLLQYRAFRTAAADLGARLAEQSGRHPRRRGDDPLAADLLPELVWTMEAGAFARLAAEALRPRPVPTVGLDHLHAPEVSVAEQRAHLLRRLAAGASTSFRVLVADAGSRAVVVARFLAVLELYREEQVALEQAGPLAELSVRLLRPGPGRDGDAVATGDRAEGGSTG; encoded by the coding sequence GTGCCCGGCAACCCGGCGGGCGCACCGGAGGAGCCCGTCAGCGGCTTCGAGGTGCACCTCGACGTCTTCACCGGGCCGTTCGACCTCCTGCTCGGCCTCATCGCCAAGCACCGGCTCGACGTCACCGAGGTCGCGCTCGCCCGGGTGACCGACGAGTTCGTCGCGCACATCCGCGGGCTGGAGGACTGGAGCCTCGACGAGGCCAGCGGCTTCGTGCTCGTCGCCGCCACGCTGCTCGACCTCAAGGCCGCCAGGCTGCTGCCGGGCGCGGTGGTGGAGGACGAGCAGGACCTCGCGCTGCTCGAGGCCCGCGACCTGCTGTTCGCGCGCCTGCTGCAGTACCGGGCCTTCCGCACCGCGGCCGCCGACCTCGGGGCGCGCCTGGCCGAGCAGTCCGGGCGGCACCCGCGCCGTCGCGGCGACGACCCGCTCGCCGCGGACCTGCTGCCGGAGCTCGTGTGGACGATGGAGGCGGGCGCCTTCGCGCGCCTGGCCGCCGAGGCGCTGCGGCCCAGACCGGTCCCCACGGTCGGGCTGGACCACCTCCACGCGCCCGAGGTGTCGGTGGCGGAGCAGCGCGCGCACTTGCTGCGGCGGCTCGCGGCCGGGGCCTCGACGTCCTTCCGCGTGCTCGTGGCCGACGCCGGGTCGCGCGCCGTGGTCGTGGCACGCTTCCTCGCGGTCCTCGAGCTGTACCGCGAGGAGCAGGTGGCGCTGGAGCAGGCGGGCCCGCTCGCAGAGCTCTCGGTGCGCCTGCTGCGCCCGGGTCCGGGCCGTGACGGGGACGCGGTGGCGACCGGCGACCGCGCCGAGGGAGGGAGCACCGGATGA
- a CDS encoding ParA family protein codes for MSIASDGRPEEAPVDYDGLGPTGRPVPDFGVPPVLGSHGPARVIALCNQKGGVGKTTTTMNLGAALAEYGRRVLLVDFDPQGALSANLGVRPEEGEPSLYQLLVDRDLDVRTVVRGTSIEGIDVLPTDIHLSAAEVHLVSEVAREMVLKRLLRPLLDDYDVVLIDCQPSLGLLAVNALTAAHGVLIPVECEYFALRGVALLQQTIEKVTDRLNYGLEIDGVLPTMYDSRTLHSREVVARLVDVFGDKVFHTVISRTVKFPDSSAASQPMTTYAPTHPGTQAYRQLARELVARGLVA; via the coding sequence GTGAGCATCGCGAGCGACGGCAGGCCGGAGGAGGCCCCCGTGGACTACGACGGCCTGGGCCCCACCGGTCGCCCCGTGCCCGACTTCGGGGTGCCGCCGGTGCTCGGCTCGCACGGCCCCGCGCGCGTCATCGCCCTGTGCAACCAGAAGGGCGGCGTCGGCAAGACGACGACGACCATGAACCTCGGCGCGGCCCTCGCGGAGTACGGGCGCCGCGTGCTGCTCGTGGACTTCGACCCGCAGGGCGCGCTGTCGGCCAACCTCGGCGTCCGCCCGGAGGAGGGCGAGCCGTCGCTGTACCAGCTGCTCGTCGACCGCGACCTCGACGTCCGCACGGTCGTGCGCGGCACCTCGATCGAGGGGATCGACGTGCTGCCCACCGACATCCACCTGTCGGCGGCCGAGGTGCACCTCGTCTCCGAGGTCGCCCGGGAGATGGTCCTCAAGCGGCTGCTGCGGCCGCTGCTCGACGACTACGACGTCGTGCTCATCGACTGCCAGCCCTCGCTCGGCCTGCTCGCCGTCAACGCCCTCACGGCCGCCCACGGCGTGCTCATCCCCGTGGAGTGCGAGTACTTCGCGCTGCGGGGGGTCGCGCTGCTGCAGCAGACCATCGAGAAGGTCACCGACCGGCTCAACTACGGCCTGGAGATCGACGGGGTGCTCCCGACGATGTACGACTCGCGGACGCTCCACAGCCGCGAGGTCGTCGCCCGTCTCGTCGACGTCTTCGGCGACAAGGTCTTCCACACCGTCATCTCGCGCACCGTCAAGTTCCCGGACTCCTCCGCCGCGTCGCAGCCCATGACGACGTACGCCCCCACGCACCCCGGCACCCAGGCCTACCGCCAGCTGGCGCGCGAGCTGGTCGCTCGCGGGCTCGTCGCCTGA
- a CDS encoding site-specific tyrosine recombinase XerD produces the protein MDATTTTSRPGGAVVAPRDARSTGESAGPGPGPADGLGRDPLASAARGWLDHLAVERGVAANTLAAYRRDLRRWVEHLRAVGRGGAAEATEQDVSAFVVALRTDEGLSAASTARALAAVRGLHRFLLAEGQVALDVTREVRAPSLPRRLPKAIGVDAVLRLLQAPDTTTPLGLRDRALLELLYATGARISELVRLDVDDVVGSDGEVVTVVRLVGKGGKHRAVPVGSHARAALEAYLVRGRAALGGDGADGARALLRNSRGGRLSRQSAWAVLQRAAAVAGLPEPGGPPVGPHLLRHSFATHLIEAGADVRVVQELLGHASVATTQVYTHVSVDALREVYATSHPRAR, from the coding sequence GTGGACGCGACGACGACGACCTCCCGCCCGGGCGGTGCCGTCGTCGCGCCCCGCGACGCCCGCAGCACCGGCGAGAGCGCGGGCCCCGGCCCCGGCCCGGCCGACGGGCTCGGACGCGACCCGCTCGCCTCGGCCGCGCGGGGCTGGCTGGACCACCTCGCGGTCGAGCGCGGCGTGGCGGCCAACACGCTCGCGGCCTACCGCCGCGACCTGCGTCGCTGGGTGGAGCACCTGCGGGCCGTCGGGCGCGGCGGGGCGGCGGAGGCGACCGAGCAGGACGTGTCGGCCTTCGTCGTCGCCCTGCGGACCGACGAGGGGCTGTCCGCCGCGAGCACCGCCCGGGCGCTGGCCGCCGTCCGTGGTCTGCACCGCTTCCTGCTCGCCGAGGGGCAGGTGGCGCTCGACGTCACCCGTGAGGTGCGCGCGCCCAGCCTGCCGCGCCGCCTGCCCAAGGCCATCGGCGTCGACGCGGTCCTGCGCCTGCTCCAGGCCCCGGACACCACCACGCCGCTCGGGCTGCGCGACCGCGCGCTGCTGGAGCTGCTGTACGCGACGGGGGCACGGATCTCCGAGCTCGTGCGCCTCGACGTCGACGACGTCGTCGGCTCCGACGGCGAGGTGGTGACGGTCGTGCGCCTCGTGGGCAAGGGCGGCAAGCACCGGGCGGTCCCCGTCGGCAGCCACGCCCGCGCGGCGCTGGAGGCCTACCTCGTCCGCGGCCGGGCGGCCCTCGGCGGCGACGGTGCCGACGGCGCCCGGGCCCTGCTGCGCAACAGCCGCGGCGGGCGTCTGAGCCGGCAGTCGGCGTGGGCGGTGCTGCAGCGGGCCGCGGCCGTCGCCGGGCTGCCGGAGCCGGGCGGGCCGCCCGTCGGGCCGCACCTGCTGCGCCACTCCTTCGCCACGCACCTCATCGAGGCGGGCGCGGACGTCCGCGTCGTGCAGGAGCTGCTCGGGCACGCCTCCGTCGCGACCACGCAGGTGTACACGCACGTGTCGGTCGACGCTCTGCGTGAGGTGTATGCCACCAGCCACCCCCGGGCGCGCTGA
- the ald gene encoding alanine dehydrogenase has protein sequence MTASASPATVVGVPSEVKNHEYRVALTPSGVHELRSHGHEVLVQAGAGLGSSLTDDDYRAEGATIVEDADEVWGRADLVLKVKEPVEEEYHRLRKDLVLFTYLHLAADRRLTEELVAKEVTAIAYETVQTADRALPLLYPMSEVAGRLAPMVGAHTLMRASGGRGVLMGGVSGTYAAKVVVVGAGVAGLNATATAVGMQAEVVLMDRDVSRLRAADRIYQGRVQTVASNTLELERAVLSADLVIGAVLVPGAKAPKLVSNELVSRMRPGSVLVDISVDQGGCFEDTRPTTHADPTFPVHDSVFYCVANMPGAVPNTSTYALTNVTLPYASALATTGWREALRADPALALGLNTHAGAVVNEPVATAHGMEHTELAAVLG, from the coding sequence GTGACTGCTTCCGCGAGCCCCGCCACCGTCGTCGGGGTCCCCTCCGAGGTGAAGAACCACGAGTACCGCGTCGCCCTCACGCCCTCGGGCGTCCACGAGCTCCGCAGCCACGGCCACGAGGTGCTCGTCCAGGCCGGCGCCGGGCTCGGGTCCTCCCTCACGGACGACGACTACCGCGCCGAGGGCGCGACGATCGTCGAGGACGCCGACGAGGTGTGGGGCCGCGCCGACCTCGTCCTCAAGGTCAAGGAGCCGGTCGAGGAGGAGTACCACCGCCTGCGCAAGGACCTCGTCCTCTTCACCTACCTCCACCTCGCCGCCGACCGGCGCCTCACCGAGGAGCTCGTCGCCAAGGAGGTGACGGCCATCGCGTACGAGACGGTGCAGACCGCCGACCGGGCGCTGCCGCTGCTGTACCCGATGAGCGAGGTCGCGGGCCGGCTCGCCCCGATGGTCGGCGCCCACACCCTCATGCGCGCCTCCGGCGGGCGCGGCGTGCTCATGGGCGGGGTCTCCGGCACGTACGCGGCGAAGGTCGTCGTCGTCGGGGCCGGCGTCGCCGGGCTCAACGCGACCGCGACGGCCGTCGGCATGCAGGCGGAGGTCGTGCTCATGGACCGCGACGTGTCGCGGCTGCGGGCCGCCGACCGGATCTACCAGGGCCGGGTGCAGACCGTCGCCTCGAACACCCTCGAGCTCGAGCGGGCCGTCCTGTCCGCCGACCTCGTCATCGGGGCCGTCCTCGTGCCGGGCGCGAAGGCGCCGAAGCTCGTGAGCAACGAGCTCGTCTCGCGCATGCGCCCCGGCAGCGTCCTCGTCGACATCTCCGTCGACCAGGGCGGCTGCTTCGAGGACACGCGCCCCACCACCCACGCCGACCCCACGTTCCCCGTCCACGACTCCGTCTTCTACTGCGTGGCGAACATGCCGGGCGCGGTGCCGAACACGTCGACGTACGCGCTGACCAACGTCACGCTGCCGTACGCCTCGGCGCTGGCCACCACCGGCTGGCGGGAGGCCCTGCGCGCCGACCCCGCGCTCGCCCTCGGCCTCAACACGCACGCGGGCGCGGTCGTCAACGAGCCGGTCGCGACGGCGCACGGCATGGAGCACACCGAGCTCGCCGCCGTCCTGGGCTGA
- a CDS encoding SRPBCC family protein → MSGEQSLHLAHVVARSPEAVYRFAVQPANLPRWAAGLASGVREGRDGWWLCASPLGDVRVRFAPENRFGVLDHTVVLPDGTSVLNPLRVLPHPAGSEVVFTYRRSPGQDDAAAAADEAAVRADLARLADLLVPGTG, encoded by the coding sequence GTGAGCGGGGAGCAGTCGCTGCACCTCGCCCACGTCGTCGCCCGCTCCCCCGAGGCGGTCTACCGGTTCGCGGTGCAGCCGGCGAACCTGCCGCGCTGGGCGGCGGGGCTGGCGAGCGGCGTGCGGGAGGGCCGGGACGGCTGGTGGCTGTGCGCGTCCCCCCTGGGCGACGTGCGGGTGCGCTTCGCGCCGGAGAACCGGTTCGGGGTGCTCGACCACACCGTCGTGCTGCCCGACGGCACGTCGGTGCTCAACCCCCTGCGCGTCCTGCCGCACCCTGCGGGCAGCGAGGTGGTGTTCACCTACCGCCGCTCCCCCGGGCAGGACGACGCCGCCGCGGCCGCCGACGAGGCGGCGGTGCGGGCCGACCTCGCCCGGCTCGCGGACCTGCTGGTCCCCGGGACCGGCTGA
- the hisS gene encoding histidine--tRNA ligase, with the protein MARIAPLSGFPEWLPAERAVEVHVVDTLRRVFELHGFAGIETRSVEPLSQMLRKGEIDKEVYVVRRLHADEPGDAGAPDDDTLGLHFDLTVPLARYVLQNGGHLTFPFKRYQIQRSWRGERPQDGRFREFVQADVDVVGRDTLPRHHEVDVPLVMVEALRALDVGEVRMRVNDRRVAEGLVRGLGLDDVGAVLAAVDKLAKIGPDAVGALLRERAGASGAQADAVLDMASLTGRDAAGAVGALAARHGATSDDLAGAVADLQRLLDAAEDVAPGAVVADLSVVRGLDYYTGSVYETELVGQEDLGSVCSGGRYDDLASDGATRHPGVGLSIGVSRLVSRLLRDDVVRATRPVPTAVVVAVTDEATRSRSDAVARALRARGVSADTAPTAAKFGRQIRHADRLGVPFVWFPGEDGAPDQVKDIRSGDQVEADAATWAPPPDDARQRVVRTDRAG; encoded by the coding sequence ATGGCGCGCATCGCGCCGCTGTCGGGCTTCCCCGAGTGGCTGCCCGCCGAGCGGGCCGTCGAGGTCCACGTCGTCGACACGCTGCGCCGCGTGTTCGAGCTGCACGGCTTCGCGGGCATCGAGACCCGCTCGGTCGAGCCGCTGTCGCAGATGCTGCGCAAGGGCGAGATCGACAAGGAGGTCTACGTCGTCCGGCGCCTGCACGCCGACGAGCCGGGGGACGCCGGCGCGCCCGACGACGACACCCTCGGGCTGCACTTCGACCTCACCGTCCCCCTCGCGCGCTACGTGCTGCAGAACGGCGGGCACCTCACGTTCCCGTTCAAGCGCTACCAGATCCAGCGGTCCTGGCGCGGTGAGCGGCCGCAGGACGGCCGGTTCCGGGAGTTCGTGCAAGCCGACGTCGACGTCGTCGGGCGCGACACGCTCCCGCGCCACCACGAGGTCGACGTGCCGCTCGTCATGGTCGAGGCGCTGCGGGCGCTCGACGTCGGTGAGGTCCGCATGCGCGTCAACGACCGCCGGGTCGCCGAGGGGCTCGTGCGCGGCCTCGGGCTCGACGACGTCGGCGCCGTCCTCGCCGCGGTCGACAAGCTCGCGAAGATCGGTCCGGACGCGGTCGGGGCGCTGCTGCGCGAGCGGGCGGGCGCGAGCGGCGCCCAGGCCGACGCGGTGCTCGACATGGCCTCGCTCACCGGTCGCGACGCCGCCGGCGCCGTGGGAGCGCTCGCGGCCCGCCACGGCGCCACCTCCGACGACCTGGCCGGCGCCGTGGCGGACCTGCAGCGGCTGCTCGACGCGGCCGAGGACGTCGCCCCCGGCGCGGTCGTCGCGGACCTGTCGGTCGTGCGGGGCCTCGACTACTACACGGGCAGCGTCTACGAGACCGAGCTGGTGGGGCAGGAGGACCTCGGGTCGGTCTGCTCCGGCGGGCGCTACGACGACCTCGCGAGCGACGGGGCCACGCGCCACCCCGGGGTCGGCCTCAGCATCGGCGTGAGCCGGCTCGTGTCGCGGCTGCTGCGCGACGACGTGGTGCGCGCCACCCGCCCGGTGCCGACGGCGGTGGTCGTCGCCGTGACCGACGAGGCGACGCGCTCGCGCTCGGACGCGGTGGCACGGGCGCTGCGGGCGCGCGGTGTGAGCGCGGACACGGCCCCGACCGCGGCGAAGTTCGGCCGCCAGATCCGCCACGCCGACCGGCTCGGCGTGCCCTTCGTGTGGTTCCCCGGCGAGGACGGCGCGCCGGACCAGGTCAAGGACATCCGCTCCGGCGACCAGGTGGAGGCCGACGCGGCGACGTGGGCGCCGCCTCCGGACGACGCGCGTCAGCGCGTCGTGCGCACCGACCGAGCCGGCTGA
- a CDS encoding MBL fold metallo-hydrolase, with the protein MLVRAVEASAFGTNCWVLASGPGEECVVVDPGFGVVPRLRDVLTDERLRPAAVLVTHGHADHVWSVTPVCGDAGSPVAVHVHPDDRYRLTDPLATLEPQLRHMLAAQFGPEDRWQVPERVVDLPGAAEPVTVSVAGLDLTVHHTPGHTEGSTVFATGGTEPLLLSGDLLFAGSIGRTDLPGGDQAAMTRSLRDVLPRFGDDVTVLPGHGPTTTMAAERAGNPFLRALAAGRAL; encoded by the coding sequence ATGCTGGTACGCGCGGTGGAGGCCTCGGCCTTCGGCACCAACTGCTGGGTGCTGGCGAGCGGTCCCGGCGAGGAGTGCGTGGTCGTGGACCCCGGTTTCGGTGTGGTCCCGCGCCTGCGCGACGTGCTCACCGACGAGCGCCTGCGCCCGGCCGCCGTGCTCGTCACGCACGGGCACGCCGACCACGTCTGGTCGGTCACGCCCGTCTGCGGCGACGCGGGCTCGCCGGTCGCCGTGCACGTGCACCCCGACGACCGCTACCGCCTCACCGACCCGCTCGCGACGCTCGAGCCGCAGCTGCGCCACATGCTCGCCGCCCAGTTCGGCCCCGAGGACCGCTGGCAGGTCCCCGAGCGGGTCGTCGACCTGCCCGGCGCCGCCGAGCCCGTCACGGTGTCCGTCGCGGGCCTCGACCTGACGGTGCACCACACGCCCGGCCACACCGAGGGGTCGACCGTCTTCGCCACGGGCGGGACGGAGCCGCTGCTGCTGAGCGGCGACCTGCTGTTCGCGGGCAGCATCGGTCGCACCGACCTGCCCGGCGGCGACCAGGCCGCCATGACGCGGTCGCTGCGCGACGTCCTGCCCCGCTTCGGCGACGACGTCACCGTCCTGCCCGGCCACGGGCCGACCACGACCATGGCCGCCGAGCGGGCCGGCAACCCGTTCCTGCGGGCGCTCGCCGCGGGCCGGGCGCTCTGA